The sequence TAGATTGTTTGGAATATATcactttatacaaattattaataaacaaaattacataTACACGTACAATacgtaaaaaaatttattcacaCAATACTTTGCCTTTCTGAATTTATTTCCAGCACCAAAAGTTAATCAATTAATCTTTAAGCGCATCAATTAATTATAACGTTGAATAAGAGTTATTTcgtagttaataaatattcgtacATTAATTTAGTTAAGCCACTGTTAACAGTGAGTTCATCGaactcttttttcttttcacgaTACCAAGTTTACAAAGCATTTCCCTTTAAACGTGTTTTACAGATCAGTGAAGAATCCGGCGGAGTTCTGGGGCGAAATATCGAAGCAATTTTATTGGGAAACACCGGCGCTCGAAGACAAGTTCTTCTCTTATAATTTCCATCTGGGAAAAGGAGACATTTTCATTAAATGGATGCAAGGCGCATCAACTAATATAAGCTTCAATTTGTTGGACAAGAACGTCAAGACCGGAAACGGAGATAAAATCGCATTTTACTGGTAAGAATGCCCGATTTGAAATTCAAGTGTTACCATTATGGAAATAGAAATGTCTAGGTTGAGTTTtctgtatttaaattaatacaaattgcagaaaaaatatctatataatataagaatttctaatataatatgataatttctaatatcatataatataatataatataacagcataataatttcatttcactaaACAAAGACTTTTCCCCTTTTCGATGtttcaataaacaataattcGTTAACGTGCGCATTCAGAATTTCTTGGTAAGATTGTTGCGAACAATATTTGCTTGGTATTACGAAATTATCTTTAAATTTAGTGACTGCAAATAccattcaaaaatttatttagtcGTAAGGTACTGAGTTTTTTCGCGTAAACATATATCTTTGTCATATCtttcttataaatatgaaaatacgaGTACGCAAATAGcatgtaaaaatatgaatatgaaaatgaaatataaacatgAAAACAGGTCAACATCGAATATATCTTGTTTGAAATGACTACTGATAagtatagaaatttttaattgccAATAGTTCCTAGAAGTGTATCAATGTTGACTACTTATACACGTATGTTATTACTTAACTAGAACTCTTCATAAAAATAACTCGTAACATTTCCACTTTGTCGCCGTATATCATTATCTggtatctaatattattatccAACCTTCAactaattttattcattcgtaATTTTACAATTCTTCGTGAGTTATACGATAAATTGCAGAATGCTGCCAATCGTTTGTCAGTACGATACCATTCAAATGAATAGATTTGTGAATTAGTTGAACAGATTTATAATCAATTGGTTATTTTACAAGTAACGATTTAAAAAAACCTTTTAAGAAGGAAATGCAGCGGGCGTCTTATTGCCTTCGTAAACAACATCATTTGTTTACAGACGCAAGTCATTGGAGCGTTGTGGtataagcattaaaattttgttctcACTTGCATTACGTTACGGGTCGCTTTGCAATCgcgatttcaatgaaacaggATTTCATGGAATTCATGAACGCCGCAGTTTAAACATGCCTCccttaattcatttttcaaattacaatatttaatatttaattaatgctCAAGTCCAAACATTTAACATATTCTTGAAAATGATCATTATTACGAACGCACTTACCTTATACATATGTGTAGTTGTacttttatatcaatttatttatttgcaaaatattattttttcgaaGTTCGTTAAACAAGAATTCCATGATAGATGTTTGTTAAACCAAGCGTAAGAAACAATATTTGCATTCAAATAAAGTAACCcattgaatattattgtttaaacgtatacactttaaaaaatataacatagaaattaatcgataaaaatggataattttattcatttactattataataatttcatatctttattttcatactttatacgagaaagaaaatttgaCGATACCTTTATAATGCTATtagatttatttgattattattttaatattcttcttcttcttcttcttttattattattgtattattattattattttgttattctaataaaacaaacatgAGGATAGGAAGTTCTGAGAGAATCCTAAACATCCGATCGTCGACCTTCTACGACACACTTTTGCTCATTTGGTCGTGTCGTATGATGCTCCATGATTCGTCAAAAATTTGGCATACCGTTGACGAAGGCATTCCTATTGGTCGCACTCACATGGTTCGATCGCGTTAGATCACGTGGGGAATGCGTAGATTTCTAAGAGCATGTCCAACACGTGGAAATGAAATATCGCGCGCGCCCGACTGCGTTCACTCGTCAAgtgtttttattattcgaatgaattgaCGTAATGACAACCTGTTCCCGATGATACCATGCTAATAAAGTTCAATGTTTCTCTCATTTTGCCTCCAATAAAATATacgaatgtaaatatataacgtaaatatttatattacgacAATTTCTTTTCGAGGACAGATACCGCAGCAGGCACGTTACATAAAATTGAACTTTACACGTTACATCGGTTTTTAATATAAAGACAAAGTCTAGCGGTCGTTGCGCGCAACACAATTTTTTCTAGTCTTTAACTTTTAACCCGTTAACCAGATATGACGAGATATTACGCCgggaagaaaatttcaatgggTATGACGATTATTTTCGTCACGGAAATATTTAGAAGTAGCATATCTTTGtacattggaaatatttgatttatatatttcttaaatatgtcACTAAATGTTTTATCAGAATGAATAAGCAACAAGTGAAACGTGATTCTCCtttattactttaaaagtaataaaagttaACTCACTGGTTAAGCTAAcgtgttaacaggttaagtgGACACCAGGATGATAGAAtgtttcgaatgaaactattaatcATTTACACtagagaattttttttaaagaaatattcattactttataAAGATATATCTTGCaaaaattaagagacagaactattttatttcgatgttccgtctgctgatacattatacaaaatttaatgatttattaaattttgtcatttttctGGGTCAAGTTAAATGGCAactgaaaggcactttttgaGTGCGAAGAGTTAACACCGTTGATTAGTTAATTATGAACATAATCATTCGTTGAATGAAAGAATCACTACGATGACTACGACTTTATTAAAAGTATAACTTGGACTTTCTCCTATTGATTTCGAATACCTATTTGCATTAATTTCCATTGGACGTGCATCAGTAGCAGTGcctaatgttaaaatataaatcattggTGTATGACATATCGGTTTATTTTCATCGTTAAGAAATTTATAGCGCGATTATCTCTAATGAAACGTAGTTTGTAAAAACACTGAACTTAGAATTTCTTATCGCTGCATTATTTTGTGTTGCAATTGTTCAGTAATTTAATGTAATCAAAGGGAATGCaaatgtttaaagaataatatatcaATGTCTTCTATAAACTTTTACGCAACCAAAATATTGGTTCACTGAAGATGTTTAAAATACGACCATTGATTTGCTCTAATCTTCTAACGGTATCTTTTACTTTCGTTTAATTacataatgaaagaaaatgataattaatatacaccgctaaattaaaaatataatcattgtAGAAAAAGTTAAacgtagaaaatgatttttagttaaaattttaaaaggtgttttgttatatattcgatgaaaatggtaagaatacaaaaaaaaatttgacaaaattgcTTTGAGTCTtcattgttgaatatttttaagtagatTTCCaaaaatgttatagtattttaaaaatttggaaaaacgCAGACATTTTGGTGGCCAACGTAGGGACTGATGTCATTTTCATGAATCAGCCAATGGAATGTGAAACTGTTCAAATATTCGGAGGTTGTGTCGTATCGTTTATCagataagaaaagaaatattacgaAATTGTGGAGTACATGTGATTGAATCGACGTTGTTTGCATGACGTGTCGTGCAATTTTATATTGGCGCGGTATCGTTATCTTTACATAACTTCTTGCCGTTACGGTCTCTTTCTACGACCACGCGACTTGACGTGTGTTGTTCCTCCAAAAGGTGGCGAATTGCGGACAGACACAACAACGTCTGGCGATACCGACGAACTTGACCTTCCGCACGGTTCGGTTGATTAAATTCGGAAGGAGCCATGTCGCAATCGAGCAACTCACTTGATTAAATCGgttaactccactttttgaattttttcattcgaattttaatttttaatttgaatcgtttctttatgaaaattttattattaaattgtctaactattttttaattttttatgtttcaaataaatttctttattattgggTTTATGCTATTAGAAAAAAACATTCTTTTGGCGACGCGAACATtgcaataaacataaaaattaattgaatgatatAGAATAACATTGTTTATCTTTGAATTGTTTGACTGACtttgaagtttttatatttacaaaaattgtaataacaatacAGATCCTTTAAAGATCTACTGTTTTAGGTATTTTACATGCTCGTTGGATTAAAGCTACACctgtaataacaaagtaaaatatgaaatggtaatttaactctttgcactcgagaggtgacgctcagtcgccattcgatttgatacagcaaaattataaagtcttatatataatattaagctttgtataatgtatcaatatgtggaatgttaaaataaaataactttccttcttaatttatgtttgatttctcattaattagatTCAAAGAACATCGCTTGTATCTTAttggagaatgttgaatatttttagtgacaaactttcgagtgcaaagatttAACGAAAAATTTCCGAAACCGATGTATACTATTACAtcgattctttttcatttctgttttgtGGAACTTTCGCTGATGAGTGGCTCAAATACCACTTACTCTCGTTCGTAAAGGACagtctatttttcattttcccttcCTTTTCTGATAATCAAGGTGTCTTGTGTGAGAAAGATTAAACATGTTAATCTATTCGTGGTTACGTATAAATGGAAATTCGATATTATGTTCGAGACTTGAACAGAATGTTTTCAATCAGAAGGCTATTTTTGTAAACtcattttactatttaatagCGTGTTTATACACGTGAACGTCTGCTCGTTACGTCACATTTCTTCTGTGTGCTGTAACTTGTAAAATGTATACAGTAATTTGCTTTATTCTTCTTCAAACACATGAAACATAGTTTTGCCCTTAGTActtaaattaattacttcaatACGTATCTTCAACGAATAttcaaattgttatattattgaattaaattaaaatcaacgttttattatcgttttaacaatgaaatttttatgcgATTACTGATCGTAATTCAGCGTCTTACTGCTAGTTACTTTTGCCCCTGTCTGTGCTCTGTACCAGCATTTAATAATCGTTTCTTGCTTAATTAAAGATTCGAGAACGTTAATTATCCAAAATTATGAATACATTGATAAACCGATCATCTGAGGTTAAAACACATTTCCTCGCATTGATTAATCGCTATAGAACAATCACTGTTGTTTACAAATAATGTTTCatgaatattgtttataaaacgTGACCTTAAGCACactgttttttaaaaaaatcgatAATGTTACTGATCACGCGTACATGCAAATAACAGGATAATAGGTTCTCAGCTACGTTCCTCCGATCTTTTTAAGTATGAACAAACAGTTATAATCATAGGCAATAAAGTTTATGAACGAATACAGGGAACGTAAAATTTTAACCAGTTTTTACctactatttataaaatttgtttcaaatattgaGATTGTCATGCGAATTAATTGTTCTCagtttgataaataaaatttttaatgatatcaaataataatatcatactATACAAtgctatataacattataatactataatagtattttttgatattattatatttattatactttgataataattattattactgttttcctttattatacatttatacatttattaaatatttttattattattatagtatcggaataatacaaataaaaataataatattaaagtaacatAATATAGTAAAcgagtgaaattgaaatttcaataaaataaatgacatGGAATTTGTATGCGCGAATGTGTTTCCTACCGTCGAAGATTGATCGGTTTAAAATTCGTTCCATGCGAGTGATTCATCGTCGGCGAAAGATTACTTGAATTATGTAACGTTGTTTCAGGGAGGGCAACGATCCCGACGATTATTCGCGGCTGACTTACAAGAAATTGCTAGAAGAGGTATGCAGGTTCGCGAATGTACTGAAATCAAAGGGAGTGACGATGGGCGACCGCGTCGCCATTTATATGCCGATGATTTTGGAGCTGCCTATCACTATGCTGGCTTGCACAAGGATCGGCGCTGTTCATACTGTGGTGGTAAATACATATTACACTTTTCAACTGCCACGTTTTGAAACACTGTTTAACACTTTCGTTGCTACAGTGGTCTCATGGGACCAGAGCTTCGAAATTACTTGAaagcaattataattcattataagACAACTGACGACGAATAAAAATcttcaatagcgtaaataactagataacggTGTAACGCAAGAATTGTGGtaccaaataaataataattattcctttttatctttgctacaaaggaataagtgatacttAGAACGTTGATGTTTATCGTGGCAGTGAATGTGTTAAACAGTTAATACATTGAGTGCCACGAGAATTACGGGCGTTTTgttataataacatttattccttTGTAATAAAGGCGAATGATGTTAGATGTaattattaacctgttaactgtggaatttagtttgaaacatCCTCGTATTGCGCGCATGCATACATCAAACAtaaaaatactttgaaaataaactgTGAATAAGAAATGTCCTGATCTTCGAGCATTATCCAAAGACTTTAAATCAACTCGAACATTCCTCATGTGCATCAACATCTCTTTTTATTTCGCTCTTTATACACAAGGTTTGTTATGCACATACGCGTGGGAAATTAGTTCGCAGGTTATTCATCGGATTCCCTGGCCGAGCGTATTTTGGATTCAAAGGCGAAGGTTTTGATTACGACCGACGGCGTATGGAGAGGAGAGAAACTTCTTTTGTTAAAGGCTATCTCCGATGACGCTTTGGAAAGGGTTGCGAAAAATGGTCACAACGTCGACTGTTGCGTAGTGGTCTCGCACCTGAGGAGGGTTAGCTGTCCGCAGGGAAGCAAAACCGATGCAACCGGTAAGCCAAATAAAGATTCTTCAGCTAACACTTGTCCCTTTTATAAGAAAGGCTTAAGGCTTTACCTACTGAGATTATTAATAGTTTTCTCAACATCTGCGCCATGTTTGGAGAGAACTCGATAATGTtcctttaacctgttaattgtggaatttagtttgaaaaatctgtcATTGTGCACACGATAAAATGTAACAAAGAATtatatactcgccaaacgcagggCAAATGTACCTGTAATATAATCCAACGAAAAactgaagcaaaacgaagaagaattacatatgtatctgaaaaaataattaattcatagtAAACGTGTATAATAGTCGAacgcggttaactggttaaataatgataagaagaaaattgttatGTCACGTTGCTTGAAGAAAActtgttaattgtaattatggcaattataattgaaaatcaaaagacaaatttaaagttaaatcaaaataacatttgaaaatttggagatTTAAATTTCACGCCTGAATGTATGAAAGTTcgagtttaattaattactcaaTTTTGATGCCAACATATTGgtatgtgactttaaagttatacgagcctataaagggttaaaggaagttaattttgagaatttaaattcaaaatttttaatgaactttCGAAGAAAACTAAGGTTGCTTCAATTTTACAAAGGAAAGACAAATGGTGTGAACGGTACAAGCGATGGAAATGGCTTGGCGACACCTCAGATTCCATGGGACGATGACAGAGATGTTTGGTGGCATGAAGAAATGGAGGAAGCCGAAGACAAATGTTATCCTGTATGGATGGGTGCTGAAGAtccactttttattttatacacaaggtaagttattaaaaaaacgaaaataacTTCTAATTATTCCACAATTATTCTTAAGACTTTCTTGTATCTAATACCTTTTAACATCatcaagataaaataaaaattgtaattaattcaaCTAATTTTTCTGTAATCTTTTTAGagtattattttcgaaattctttctggaattgtaataattaacagTTGTTAGTTGATAGACATTAAcagatataattgtaataattataatttatgtttagAATTgcagtaattatatatattttacatatttaatatatttatttaatatatttatttattaattataaatattatattaacgaaCAGTGGCTCCACGGGAAAACCGAAAGGCGTACTTCACACCACGGctggttacttaatttatgcggCTACAACATTCAAATACGTCTTCGATTACCATCCTTCTGATGTTTACTGGTGCACAGCCGATGTTGGTTGGATCACTGGCCATACTTACGTCGTGTATGGTCCCCTGGCGAACGGAGCCACTTCCGTCATCGTAAGTCGATTTCAAAGTATCAATTTTACTTCGGTGCACGCCGTTCACCAAATAAACTAATTCGGTTAATAAAAGGCAGCATTTGAATTTTATGAGTTTCGTTggagaaaagtaataaaattgaaagagtCGCCGACATTTCCTTATTATTTGCAATTAAAAGTTCGAAGTGACATGACTTGCACAAGTGGAAGTACGTTGTAGAACATAAAAGTTTATCGatgaaaataaacataattttaatttggCGCCACTTTTGCATGTTCTTTACGTTTATGAAAGACAtgtactttttatattatttattttcaacgacAGATAAGAAAACATATTAGAAATtctagttaaatattatttagttgtTTACTTTAGCCGGTAATTATTCAGTTGgatttttaaaagtaacaattggcgcgaatttataaataaattgtttagtgttaacagtaaATTACTGCTACGAgacaatttgagaaatatcttgtaatttcaataaagaGGTTTCTGTCAATAAGCAATGACATCAAAAAGTCTATTAAAGAACGTTTAGctagaaaaatgttaatttctgtCGGTAAGTATCATATGTCCTATAGTGAACGCGTTATatctttattgttatattttattgttgcatttattgttattttaatgttatatttttctattcgattgttatatatagttcgaAGGCACTCCGTTTTACCCGAGCAACGATCGATATTGGTCGGTGATCGACAAATATAAAGTCACGCAATTTTACACGGCGCCAACTGCAGTCAGATCGCTCATGAAGTTTGGGGATGACTTAGCGAAGAAGCACAATTTGTCCACTTTAAAGGTAAGGTACCAtagtcgaataaaaatgaaacgatctATGAAAggaatattactaataaatcatttatatattaataaataataaatatatatgtattttattttaacaaattatctacatattaataattatatgcatatataatttatttatgtataaataatttatttaacattgagTTATTCACCTTCCAAAGTAATTCATTATAATCAAAGAAAATTGTTGAAGGTTGAGAAGAATggtaacattatattattacactaTCCATTAAACGTTTTGaactgaaattttgaaatttaaaagaaaattgggTTAGTCAATTTAATTTGAGAACGACTGAGttcataataattaatcaaataaaggAAGCATTATTAGATCCAGGTAAAAAACAATGGTCAATTGCTTCTGTACATAACGGTTCAAACaagattaattgtaaaataaaaactgtattatGCGTTATTGCAAAATTTGTCCTTTTTATAGACACACGTTACATAAATGTAAAAATCCGCAATTGTTGTCGCAGTGCTGAGGAATGTCATTTTTTGTGATAatcatgtaattcttttttatcttaTGTTTCTATTGTTTTGTATTGGGTTCTAGGTGCTTGGTTCAGTTGGAGAGCCAATTAACCCAGAAGCTTGGCTGTGGTTGTACAATATCATTGGTCATGGAAAGTGTAGCATAGTGGACACATTCTGGCAAACGGAAACCGGAGGTCATGTGATCACTCCTTTGCCCGGTGCTACGCCTATGAAGCCAGGCTCCGCGGtaagttaaattattttcaattattttaaacgtcTAGTTGATACTTCAGATTAATGCTTACAAAACATTTTTTCTCATATTACAAATTTTGATCTATGATAGAACTGAATCAATCGTATCTTGAATGATTTAAatgtattcataaatatatttcgtaattgattttgaattttatatattagtattcaatcctcttataaaatgaaaaatttgttctaTTAAAACATTTACAAACACTGAATATTTACCAAGCAAGCGTACAATTGTAATACGTACAAAACAATGATAACAAAAAGAAGCATGGTTTTGCGTAAATTGATCGATCGTTTGGGGAAACAACATTTCGCAAAGATCGACTTAAATTGATCGATTGATTAATCGCTTGTTCTGTTTCTTGTCAgtcgtttcccttcttcggagTTTTACCGGAACTCTTGGACGAAGATGGTCGATTAATCGAAGGTGAAGGAGAAGGGTATCTCGTTTTCCGACAACCATGGCCGGGAATGATGAGATCTCTTTATGGGAATCACCAACGCTTCCAAAACACATACTTCGACCGGTTCCATGGTTACTATTGCACGGGTGACGGTAAGAGGActaatttaaaaacaatttaaaaaatatgtataaagtcATAATGGTGCTATTAAAACTAGAGGTCGAATGGAATTGttaatttctacaaataaaagttatttattaaacttttattcCCTGAACCAGCTCTTTTCCACTGTAACTTAACTTTGTACAATGACTTTACTTTTATTGTCGCTTCTATACAATAGAAGCTTCAATTAATACactgtattttacaattttatcaaaaacgataataatttaaaaaattacttgaaacacttgaaatacttgaaatatttataaatacttcatAAAATTATAGTCCCCTTATTGAGCACTTTAACTGTTCCATTCAACCCCTGATTTCAGATCAAAACAGTTTAACTAACAGTAAATCATTTAGCCAAAGGATTTCTGTAATTTTGGCCAGCGTATTTAGCATCCTTTCCAAGTTCTTCTTCAATTCTCATCAATTGATTGTACTTAGCGGTTCTTTCGGATCTGCAAGGTGCTCCAGCTTTAAATTGACCGGCTGACAAACCGACTGCCAAGTCAGCGACAAAGTTATCTTCTGTTTCCGCCTGACAAGCTGTCACGATGTATCCCCAGTCGCTTACCCGCGCTGTCTTCGCGCAATTGATCACCTCTGTCACTGTGCCGACTTGAGACATCCGCAGAATCATAGCGTTCGCCATTTGCCTCACGATTGCTTCCTCGATCCGATCGATGTTCATCGCGGTCAAATCGTCGGCGACGACTTGAATGTCTTGATCGGCTAGCGTTAACCAACCTTCCCAATCCTCCTGGTCGAAAGGATCCTCGATGGAGACTATGGATGGGAACTCTGTTAGGTACTCTAAATATTGATCCTTCAAGGTCTCTGCCTCCATGTAGTCGTCGGGATCGGAATCTTCCGTTTTGAACGCTAGGTCATAACCACCTGTTGCGAAAGGATCGTTGAAGTTCGTTTCACGTTGTGAATTGAAATTGTGAATTTAGCAGTCTGTTCCGTTGGATAGTTAGCACTGAGGAGATGATTGAACAGATTAGATTGTCTGCGTGTAAATTGTggtttatagtatttatagtaatattaatatacaatattttaagttTATAATTAGTTTGtcatgttataataattttcataatattacagatgttaatattatattaatactgtaATGATTAAGTTtatcatattgaaaataatattaaaaaaatacttataattttaatactcgtgactttaaatttaatattcgtgATCATGTTATGGGTGTTAATTGTGTTTGCACAaggaacaaattttttattacatttgccTTTACATTAAAGTCAAGTActgaatgtatataatttttcattgaaatatatttgttcaGTGGAAATGGAATTAATGGGTAGGTTCGATGGAGTTTTTAATGTTtagttttttcttcttttgctaCGAGTTAATTTGAAATGCAATACATTGCAAGCATAAAATATCTATGAAGATTTATTAACCTTCTTTGTAAAATGCACTGGCCGCCATGTCCAATGCAATCACTATTTTCCCTTCGTATCCAGCGTCTTTAATGGACTCGTCCAAAATCATTAATGCTTCTCGATCCTCTTCGAATTCTGGCGTAAAGGCGCCTTCGTCGCTAACCGGAAGCGGTAGATTTATTTCCTGAGCTGCGGCAATCTTCTTCTCCAACACTTTGTACACTTCCGTTCCCATTTTCAACGCGTCAGCGAAACTTTCAGCCCCTAACGATACTAGTGTTAGAAAAGTGTAAACGAATCGATATATATCGAcgtatttaacatattgtattttgtttattgttcggGTAACGATCTTGTTGATATATTCAGTTTTTACACGTTTGCGCTGTCTTGTGATTTCTGTTATTtacgttttgtatatttcataaaGGTATACTTAATAGCAGATTAAAAGCATATTTAATCAGCAGAAAAATTTACAAAGTAACTGTAGACGTCTTTGCAAATTCAATTTTGCGAAGATTTACTTGAACGAACAAGAATCaattctttttctaattttactttctttgtTGATGatcctaataaattataaaaacaaga comes from Nomia melanderi isolate GNS246 chromosome 7, iyNomMela1, whole genome shotgun sequence and encodes:
- the AcCoAS gene encoding acetyl coenzyme A synthase isoform X1; the protein is MANDIYYPNSELAKNAYCGSFKRYKEMHEKSVKNPAEFWGEISKQFYWETPALEDKFFSYNFHLGKGDIFIKWMQGASTNISFNLLDKNVKTGNGDKIAFYWEGNDPDDYSRLTYKKLLEEVCRFANVLKSKGVTMGDRVAIYMPMILELPITMLACTRIGAVHTVVFAGYSSDSLAERILDSKAKVLITTDGVWRGEKLLLLKAISDDALERVAKNGHNVDCCVVVSHLRRVSCPQGSKTDATGKTNGVNGTSDGNGLATPQIPWDDDRDVWWHEEMEEAEDKCYPVWMGAEDPLFILYTSGSTGKPKGVLHTTAGYLIYAATTFKYVFDYHPSDVYWCTADVGWITGHTYVVYGPLANGATSVIFEGTPFYPSNDRYWSVIDKYKVTQFYTAPTAVRSLMKFGDDLAKKHNLSTLKVLGSVGEPINPEAWLWLYNIIGHGKCSIVDTFWQTETGGHVITPLPGATPMKPGSASFPFFGVLPELLDEDGRLIEGEGEGYLVFRQPWPGMMRSLYGNHQRFQNTYFDRFHGYYCTGDGARRDADGYLWITGRIDDMLNVSGHLMSTAEVESVLTEHSSVAEAAVVSKPHPVKGQCLYCFVTPNSGEKFDKKLQDELKKKVRERIGPFAQPDIIQHAPGLPKTRSGKIMRRILRKIAAGDRNVGDVSTLADEGIVDILFQLRPQV
- the AcCoAS gene encoding acetyl coenzyme A synthase isoform X2, with product MQGASTNISFNLLDKNVKTGNGDKIAFYWEGNDPDDYSRLTYKKLLEEVCRFANVLKSKGVTMGDRVAIYMPMILELPITMLACTRIGAVHTVVFAGYSSDSLAERILDSKAKVLITTDGVWRGEKLLLLKAISDDALERVAKNGHNVDCCVVVSHLRRVSCPQGSKTDATGKTNGVNGTSDGNGLATPQIPWDDDRDVWWHEEMEEAEDKCYPVWMGAEDPLFILYTSGSTGKPKGVLHTTAGYLIYAATTFKYVFDYHPSDVYWCTADVGWITGHTYVVYGPLANGATSVIFEGTPFYPSNDRYWSVIDKYKVTQFYTAPTAVRSLMKFGDDLAKKHNLSTLKVLGSVGEPINPEAWLWLYNIIGHGKCSIVDTFWQTETGGHVITPLPGATPMKPGSASFPFFGVLPELLDEDGRLIEGEGEGYLVFRQPWPGMMRSLYGNHQRFQNTYFDRFHGYYCTGDGARRDADGYLWITGRIDDMLNVSGHLMSTAEVESVLTEHSSVAEAAVVSKPHPVKGQCLYCFVTPNSGEKFDKKLQDELKKKVRERIGPFAQPDIIQHAPGLPKTRSGKIMRRILRKIAAGDRNVGDVSTLADEGIVDILFQLRPQV
- the LOC116424152 gene encoding enolase: MPIQKVKARQIFDSRGEPTLEVDIITDVGLLRSSVPSVLVPNPNQAQELRDGNEAMYHGRSVFRAVDVINNVIAPQLLKSRLEACQQMEIDSLLNRLDGTENKSKLGANAILGVSVACCKAGAAKKGLPIYRYIAELAENGELYIPVPSFNMISGGRHAGNTIPCQEFMILPIGAESFADALKMGTEVYKVLEKKIAAAQEINLPLPVSDEGAFTPEFEEDREALMILDESIKDAGYEGKIVIALDMAASAFYKEGGYDLAFKTEDSDPDDYMEAETLKDQYLEYLTEFPSIVSIEDPFDQEDWEGWLTLADQDIQVVADDLTAMNIDRIEEAIVRQMANAMILRMSQVGTVTEVINCAKTARVSDWGYIVTACQAETEDNFVADLAVGLSAGQFKAGAPCRSERTAKYNQLMRIEEELGKDAKYAGQNYRNPLAK